A DNA window from Ranitomeya imitator isolate aRanImi1 chromosome 2, aRanImi1.pri, whole genome shotgun sequence contains the following coding sequences:
- the LOC138666831 gene encoding olfactory receptor 1L4-like gives MSGSIDEMAQDFPEILYENQSSLTYFLLVGFTDVPQLHLPLLLAFYIMYILTITGNSLILVLVLVHTSLQTPMYFFLCHLASLDMCYTSVTLPKLLWLHSQSNKQISFTGCISQQYFYIAFAVAEYFLLAAMAYDRYVAICKPLHYPFIMNSKTCLLLSQGCWLTGFVSSSFPVSLSSRLNFCKSHVINHFFCDLTALLKLSCGKNANIEVLILVESLVLGFMPFMFTLASYVIIVRMIGSIRVKDGRIKAFSTCSSHLTVVILFYGTMIGIYMRPPSMYSPAHDKLFALLYTAVIPMINPMIYTLRNGEVKNIIKKGLHLS, from the exons ATGAGCGGGAGCATAG ATGAGATGGCTCAAGACTTTCCGGAAATACTCTATGAGAATCAATCTTCGCTGACCTACTTTCTGCTAGTTGGTTTTACTGACGTCCCCCAGCTGCACCTTCCTCTACTTCTGGCTTTCTATATTATGTATATTCTGACCATAACAGGAAACAGTCTTATTTTAGTTCTTGTCCTAGTTCATACATCGTTACAAACACCCATGTATTTCTTTCTTTGCCATTTAGCCTCTCTAGATATGTGTTATACTTCTGTTACTCTTCCTAAGCTTCTATGGCTTCATTCACAGAGTAATAAGCAAATTTCATTTACTGGTTGCATTTCCCAGCAGTACTTCTATATTGCATTTGCAGTGGCAGAATATTTTTTATTGGCAGCAATGGCATACGACCGATATGTCGCCATATGCAAGCCCTTGCATTACCCCTTTATCATGAACAGTAAAACCTGCCTCCTTTTGTCTCAAGGATGTTGGTTAACTGGTTTTGTGAGTTCATCATTTCCAGTCTCCTTGTCTTCACGGCTCAATTTCTGCAAGTCTCATGTCATTAACCATTTCTTTTGTGACCTTACTGCCCTTTTAAAATTATCATGTGGCAAAAATGCCAACATTGAAGTGCTGATACTCGTGGAGAGTCTTGTATTAGGGTTTATGCCATTCATGTTCACTTTGGCTTCGTATGTAATAATTGTACGTATGATTGGTAGCATTCGTGTAAAAGATGGAAGAATTAAGGCTTTCTCTACTTGTTCATCCCATCTTACAGTGGTAATTCTCTTCTATGGTACCATGATAGGGATCTACATGCGTCCACCTTCAATGTATTCACCTGCTCATGATAAGCTGTTTGCTTTGCTCTATACGGCGGTAATTCCCATGATTAATCCAATGATTTATACTTTACGAAACGGAGAAGTGAAGAATATTATAAAGAAAGGACTTCATCTTTCTTAA